The following coding sequences lie in one Pseudomonas monsensis genomic window:
- the gcl gene encoding glyoxylate carboligase → MSKMRAIEAAVLVMRREGVDTAFGIPGAAINPLYSALQKVGGIDHVLARHVEGASHMAEGYTRTKAGNIGVCIGTSGPAGTDMVTGLYSASADSIPILCITGQAPRARMHKEDFQAVDITSIVKPVTKWATTVLEPGQVPYAFQKAFYEMRSGRPGPVLIDLPFDVQMAEIEFDIDAYQPLPLAKPTATRVQVEKALALLDQAERPLLVAGGGIINADASDLLVEFAELTGIPVIPTLMGWGTIPDDHPLMVGMVGLQTSHRYGNATMLKSDVVLGIGNRWANRHTGSVDVYTEGRKFIHVDIEGTQIGRVFTPDLGIVSDAAAALTVFIEVAREWQAAGKLKNRSAWLQDCQQRKSSLHRKTHFDNVPVKPQRVYEEMNQVFGKDTCYVSTIGLSQIAGAQFLHVYKPRHWINCGQAGPLGWTIPAALGVVKADPSRKVVALSGDYDFQFMIEELAVGAQFKLPYIHVVVNNSYLGLIRQAQRGFEMDYCVQLSFDNLNAPELNGYGVDHIAVAEGLGCKALRVFEPSEIAPALRKAEQMIEEFKVPVIVEIILERVTNISMGTEINAVNEFEDLALVGNDAPTAISLLD, encoded by the coding sequence ATGAGCAAAATGAGAGCAATCGAAGCCGCCGTTCTGGTGATGCGCCGTGAAGGGGTTGATACCGCCTTTGGCATTCCCGGCGCTGCGATCAACCCGCTGTACTCCGCCTTGCAGAAAGTCGGTGGCATCGATCACGTCCTCGCTCGCCACGTCGAAGGCGCGTCGCACATGGCCGAGGGTTACACCCGCACCAAGGCCGGCAACATCGGCGTGTGCATCGGTACTTCCGGCCCTGCCGGTACCGACATGGTCACCGGGCTCTACAGCGCCTCGGCCGACTCGATCCCCATCCTCTGCATTACCGGCCAGGCACCCCGCGCCCGTATGCACAAGGAAGACTTCCAGGCGGTCGACATCACCAGCATCGTCAAGCCCGTCACCAAGTGGGCGACCACAGTTCTGGAGCCGGGCCAGGTGCCTTACGCGTTCCAGAAAGCTTTCTATGAAATGCGCTCCGGCCGTCCAGGCCCAGTGCTGATCGACCTGCCGTTCGACGTGCAGATGGCCGAGATCGAATTCGACATCGACGCTTACCAGCCGCTGCCGCTGGCCAAGCCGACTGCGACCCGCGTTCAGGTTGAAAAAGCTTTGGCGTTGCTGGATCAGGCCGAGCGTCCATTGCTGGTGGCCGGTGGCGGCATCATCAACGCCGATGCCAGCGATCTGCTGGTTGAATTCGCTGAGCTGACCGGGATCCCGGTCATCCCGACCCTCATGGGCTGGGGCACCATCCCGGACGATCACCCGCTGATGGTCGGCATGGTCGGTCTGCAGACGTCGCACCGTTACGGCAACGCGACGATGCTGAAATCCGACGTGGTACTGGGCATCGGTAACCGCTGGGCCAACCGTCACACCGGTTCGGTCGATGTGTACACCGAAGGTCGCAAGTTCATTCACGTCGACATCGAAGGCACGCAGATCGGCCGCGTGTTCACCCCGGACCTGGGCATCGTGTCCGACGCTGCTGCCGCGCTGACCGTGTTCATCGAAGTGGCGCGTGAATGGCAAGCCGCCGGCAAGCTGAAAAACCGCTCTGCCTGGCTGCAGGATTGCCAGCAGCGCAAGTCCAGCCTGCACCGCAAGACCCACTTCGACAACGTGCCGGTCAAGCCGCAGCGCGTTTACGAAGAGATGAACCAGGTGTTCGGCAAAGACACCTGCTACGTCAGCACCATTGGTCTGTCGCAGATTGCCGGCGCGCAGTTCCTGCACGTCTACAAGCCGCGTCACTGGATCAACTGCGGTCAGGCCGGCCCGTTGGGCTGGACCATTCCGGCAGCGCTGGGCGTGGTCAAGGCCGATCCGAGCCGTAAAGTCGTGGCCCTGTCGGGGGACTATGACTTCCAGTTCATGATCGAGGAGCTGGCGGTCGGCGCTCAGTTCAAACTGCCGTACATCCACGTTGTGGTGAACAACTCGTACCTGGGCCTGATCCGCCAGGCCCAGCGCGGGTTCGAAATGGACTACTGCGTGCAGCTGTCCTTCGATAACCTGAACGCGCCGGAACTCAACGGTTACGGGGTTGACCACATCGCAGTCGCCGAAGGCCTGGGCTGCAAGGCGCTGCGTGTGTTCGAACCCTCGGAAATCGCCCCTGCCCTGCGCAAGGCCGAACAGATGATCGAAGAGTTCAAGGTGCCGGTGATCGTCGAAATCATCCTGGAGCGTGTGACCAACATCTCCATGGGGACCGAGATCAACGCCGTCAATGAATTCGAAGACCTGGCGCTGGTCGGCAACGATGCGCCAACGGCGATTTCGCTGCTCGACTAA
- a CDS encoding GlcG/HbpS family heme-binding protein — protein sequence MSALTLKVAVNLVNEAISAGRAVNAAPLTIAVLDTGGHLITLQREDGASLLRPQIAIGKAWGAIALGKGSRLLALDAQQRPAFIAALNSMGQGSVVPAPGGVLVRDQAGNVLGAIGISGDLSDIDEQVAIRAVEALELKADAGVAA from the coding sequence ATGAGCGCTTTAACCTTGAAAGTCGCAGTCAACCTGGTCAACGAAGCCATCAGCGCCGGGCGAGCTGTCAACGCTGCGCCGCTGACCATTGCGGTACTCGATACCGGCGGCCACCTGATCACCCTGCAACGCGAAGACGGCGCCAGTCTGCTGCGCCCGCAGATCGCCATCGGCAAAGCCTGGGGCGCTATCGCCTTGGGCAAGGGCTCACGCCTGCTGGCGCTGGACGCCCAACAACGCCCGGCCTTTATCGCCGCACTCAACAGCATGGGCCAGGGCAGCGTCGTCCCGGCCCCGGGCGGGGTGTTGGTTCGCGATCAGGCGGGGAATGTGCTGGGAGCGATCGGCATCAGCGGCGATCTGTCGGATATTGATGAGCAGGTGGCGATCAGGGCAGTGGAGGCGCTGGAGTTGAAGGCGGATGCGGGGGTGGCGGCTTGA
- a CDS encoding REP-associated tyrosine transposase, which produces MPDLPASHRLRTGRYAEPNQIYLLTTNTLGREPIFANFALGRLVVHQFRRAQELGLANSLAWVVMPDHFHWLVELENCSLRRLMGETKSLITREVNLSSDRSGPLWQQGFHDRALRREDDLVKMARYVVANPLRAGLVERLGDYPLWDAIWV; this is translated from the coding sequence TTGCCTGATCTTCCGGCTTCACATCGTCTGCGAACCGGCCGCTATGCCGAGCCCAATCAAATCTATCTGCTGACAACCAACACACTTGGTCGCGAACCTATCTTTGCCAATTTCGCTTTGGGTCGATTGGTGGTTCATCAATTTCGCCGGGCACAGGAGCTTGGATTGGCTAATTCACTGGCGTGGGTGGTCATGCCTGACCATTTTCATTGGCTCGTTGAGCTGGAAAATTGTTCGCTCAGAAGGCTGATGGGGGAAACCAAGTCGCTGATTACCCGTGAAGTGAATCTATCCAGCGATCGTAGCGGGCCGCTTTGGCAGCAGGGTTTTCATGATCGAGCATTGAGGCGGGAAGATGATCTGGTGAAGATGGCGCGCTATGTGGTCGCTAACCCGTTGCGGGCAGGATTGGTAGAAAGGCTGGGTGATTATCCGCTGTGGGATGCCATCTGGGTTTGA
- a CDS encoding TetR/AcrR family transcriptional regulator, producing MSTIRERNKELILRAASEEFADKGFAATKTSDIAAKAGLPKPNVYYYFKSKENLYREVLESIIVPILQASTPFNPDGVPSEVLSGYIRSKIRISRDLPFASKVFASEIMHGAPHLSADLVEQLNGQAKHNIDCIQTWIDRGQIAPIDPNHLMFSIWAATQTYADFDWQISAVTGKDKLDEADYEAAAQTIIRLVLKGCEPDQ from the coding sequence ATGAGCACAATCCGCGAGCGCAACAAAGAACTGATCCTGCGTGCCGCCAGCGAGGAATTCGCCGACAAGGGCTTCGCGGCGACCAAAACCAGCGACATCGCCGCCAAGGCAGGATTGCCCAAACCCAACGTCTACTACTACTTCAAGTCCAAGGAAAACCTCTACCGCGAGGTGCTGGAAAGCATCATCGTGCCGATCCTGCAGGCTTCGACCCCGTTCAACCCGGACGGCGTGCCGAGCGAAGTGCTCAGCGGCTACATCCGCTCGAAGATCCGCATCTCCCGCGACCTGCCCTTTGCCTCGAAAGTGTTCGCCAGCGAAATCATGCACGGCGCCCCGCACCTGAGCGCCGACCTGGTCGAGCAACTCAACGGCCAGGCCAAGCACAACATCGACTGCATCCAGACCTGGATCGACCGCGGCCAGATCGCCCCGATCGACCCCAACCACCTGATGTTCAGCATCTGGGCCGCGACCCAGACCTACGCCGACTTCGACTGGCAGATCTCTGCGGTCACCGGCAAGGACAAGCTCGACGAGGCGGATTATGAAGCGGCAGCGCAGACGATTATCCGATTGGTGTTGAAGGGGTGTGAGCCGGATCAGTAA